A region from the Nitrososphaera sp. genome encodes:
- a CDS encoding P-II family nitrogen regulator yields the protein MTRESLTLPFEITYSEKPSKKSKNMKRLAIIAKPENIDAISAAIREMGLDATIYDVKRATKEKERVTTGRGVGTAELAYTTRKVIAFVVNSDDVEEISGRIKKALKGDKVVVMIQPVDDLLMI from the coding sequence TTGACAAGGGAAAGCCTGACGCTCCCCTTTGAAATCACTTACTCTGAAAAACCGAGCAAGAAATCAAAGAACATGAAAAGGCTTGCAATAATAGCCAAACCGGAAAACATAGACGCTATTTCAGCAGCCATCAGGGAAATGGGACTAGACGCGACAATCTATGATGTCAAGAGAGCGACAAAGGAAAAAGAGCGAGTTACAACAGGAAGAGGTGTCGGCACCGCCGAGCTCGCCTATACTACCCGAAAGGTGATCGCCTTTGTGGTAAACTCGGACGACGTGGAAGAGATCTCAGGGAGGATTAAAAAAGCGCTCAAGGGTGACAAGGTTGTGGTTATGATACAGCCTGTCGACGACCTCTTGATGATCTAG